A genomic stretch from Colwellia sp. Arc7-635 includes:
- a CDS encoding class II aldolase/adducin family protein has protein sequence MLALPVIDLKNKVSAQEWQLRVDLAACYRLIALHGWDDLIYTHVSVRIPGTEHVLINAFGLRFDEITASNLVKIDMAGNIVDADCPFEFNPAGFTIHSAVHEVRHDDLCALHVHCNETIAVASLKEGLLPLSQYSMFALASMSYHDYEGLAVNDDEKLRLQQDLGNSNFMLLRNHGALTMGKTIGDAFMHMYDLIRACQIQIQVMSTGMEPILLEQSLIDGIKGQADIVHTGLTGGQKAWPAMLRRVYKDDPSFAL, from the coding sequence ATGTTAGCACTTCCGGTTATTGATTTAAAAAACAAAGTATCAGCACAAGAATGGCAACTTAGAGTTGATTTAGCGGCTTGTTATCGCTTGATTGCACTGCACGGTTGGGATGATTTAATTTATACCCATGTTTCAGTGCGCATTCCTGGAACAGAGCATGTACTGATTAATGCCTTTGGCTTGCGGTTTGATGAAATCACCGCCTCTAACTTAGTCAAAATAGATATGGCAGGCAATATTGTCGACGCCGACTGTCCCTTCGAATTTAACCCCGCAGGTTTTACTATTCATAGTGCCGTTCATGAGGTACGTCATGATGATCTTTGTGCGCTACATGTACATTGTAATGAAACCATTGCTGTTGCTTCTTTAAAAGAGGGCTTATTACCGCTTAGTCAATACTCTATGTTTGCTCTAGCATCGATGAGTTATCACGACTATGAAGGTTTAGCGGTAAACGACGATGAAAAACTACGCTTGCAGCAAGACTTAGGTAATAGTAATTTTATGTTACTGCGTAATCATGGTGCGTTAACGATGGGGAAAACCATTGGTGATGCTTTTATGCATATGTACGACCTGATACGTGCTTGTCAGATACAAATACAAGTAATGTCTACGGGGATGGAACCGATACTGCTCGAACAAAGCCTTATTGACGGTATTAAAGGCCAAGCAGATATAGTGCACACCGGTTTAACTGGCGGACAAAAAGCTTGGCCTGCAATGCTGCGCCGCGTGTATAAAGACGATCCAAGCTTTGCATTGTAA
- a CDS encoding NRDE family protein — MCILFIAIEQHPDYPVIICANRDEFHQRPTQDMHWWSEQNILAGKDLQAGGTWLGLSPEGHFSALTNFRRPASFDKNKRSRGDLVVQALQNDVQQTQQYLAKTSSQYNDFNLVFGPLNNLQAFDSVQQKVITLTPGFHSVCNGALDDIWPKMASGLKAIETLVTENMLDIETLFALMTNQARAEQQDLPDTGLSGELELLLSSIFIVSPDYGTRSSAIILQSTTGEVSVYEHNYNNQGEVSSDQCFSFNLVK; from the coding sequence ATGTGTATTTTATTTATTGCGATTGAACAGCACCCAGATTATCCCGTTATTATTTGTGCAAACCGTGATGAGTTTCATCAACGGCCAACACAAGACATGCATTGGTGGTCTGAGCAAAATATATTGGCAGGTAAAGACTTACAGGCTGGCGGCACTTGGCTTGGCTTAAGCCCTGAAGGTCATTTTTCAGCACTCACTAATTTTCGTCGCCCAGCAAGTTTTGATAAAAACAAACGTTCACGTGGCGATTTAGTGGTGCAAGCATTACAAAATGATGTCCAACAAACCCAACAGTATCTAGCCAAAACTTCATCGCAATACAACGACTTCAACTTGGTTTTTGGACCATTAAATAACTTACAAGCATTTGATAGCGTTCAACAAAAAGTTATAACATTAACACCTGGTTTCCATAGCGTTTGTAATGGTGCATTAGATGATATTTGGCCAAAAATGGCTTCAGGTTTAAAAGCTATTGAAACTTTAGTTACCGAAAACATGTTAGATATAGAAACACTTTTTGCATTGATGACGAATCAAGCACGAGCTGAACAACAAGACTTACCTGATACTGGCCTTAGTGGCGAATTAGAATTGCTACTGAGCAGCATTTTTATCGTTTCACCTGATTACGGGACTCGTTCGAGCGCTATCATTTTACAGTCAACAACTGGTGAGGTTAGCGTTTATGAGCATAATTACAATAACCAAGGTGAAGTATCGAGTGATCAGTGCTTTAGCTTCAACCTTGTAAAATGA
- a CDS encoding threonine/serine exporter family protein, which translates to MANTDSFTDKRRFIIRLGKALHKFGTPAYRLEAHLTDVSNRLDVYGSFVITPTSLTFVLSEDDENQDYNHILRVAPGDLDLGSLARADELVDELTSGQRTLAESIERLDEIANKHNPYGRFLTFLAFGASSGAFAMLMHTSWNDVFWSTLLGLVVCLFTFWAERSRRVTDMLEPIAAMTTAILATAIALIDPSINIPLVVLSSIIAFIPGLSLTLALSELAARNLISGTARLMDALMILFKIYFGGVLGIALGKMMWGEVAFIQPPSTPNWTSWAAVTTLSISLVILFKCRKKDAPWGIISGYVAFGASIVGAEYLGVALGAFVGAFALGIYSSLFSRIMNLPSSIVKLMGLVVLVPGSKVYIGLSNAVSGQVMLNATDIGSQTFLIFMSLVAGLIFANVAFPSRKLL; encoded by the coding sequence ATGGCAAACACAGATAGTTTTACCGATAAACGCCGTTTTATAATCCGTTTAGGTAAAGCCTTACATAAATTTGGAACACCTGCTTATCGACTAGAAGCACATTTGACCGATGTTTCAAATAGATTAGATGTTTATGGCTCTTTTGTTATTACTCCAACATCGTTAACGTTTGTTTTATCAGAAGACGATGAGAACCAAGATTACAATCATATTCTGCGTGTTGCCCCTGGCGATCTCGACTTAGGATCGTTAGCACGTGCTGATGAATTAGTTGATGAACTCACCTCAGGCCAACGTACACTGGCAGAATCTATTGAGCGTTTAGATGAAATTGCTAATAAGCATAACCCTTACGGACGCTTTTTAACTTTCCTTGCCTTTGGTGCTTCAAGTGGTGCTTTTGCCATGTTAATGCACACCAGCTGGAATGATGTTTTTTGGTCAACATTACTTGGTTTAGTGGTTTGCTTATTTACCTTTTGGGCTGAGCGTTCTCGTCGTGTTACCGACATGCTAGAACCGATTGCGGCCATGACTACCGCGATATTAGCGACCGCGATTGCATTGATAGATCCCAGCATTAATATTCCTTTGGTTGTGCTATCGAGTATTATTGCCTTTATTCCTGGTCTGTCTTTAACCTTGGCATTATCAGAGCTTGCCGCTCGTAATTTAATATCCGGCACAGCAAGGCTGATGGATGCCTTAATGATCTTGTTTAAAATTTACTTTGGTGGTGTTTTAGGTATCGCCTTAGGAAAAATGATGTGGGGTGAAGTTGCCTTTATTCAACCACCTAGCACACCAAATTGGACTTCTTGGGCTGCTGTAACCACCTTATCAATTAGTTTAGTTATCTTATTTAAATGCCGTAAAAAAGACGCACCTTGGGGTATTATTTCTGGTTATGTTGCCTTTGGCGCAAGTATTGTTGGCGCAGAATATTTAGGCGTCGCACTTGGCGCTTTTGTTGGCGCTTTTGCCTTAGGCATATACAGTAGCCTGTTTTCTCGCATCATGAACCTTCCTTCAAGCATCGTTAAATTAATGGGCTTGGTTGTATTGGTACCAGGAAGTAAAGTGTATATCGGCTTAAGCAATGCAGTATCAGGGCAAGTTATGCTCAATGCCACCGATATAGGCTCACAAACATTTTTAATATTTATGTCGCTAGTGGCGGGGTTAATATTTGCCAACGTTGCTTTCCCGTCAAGGAAACTCCTTTGA
- a CDS encoding TetR/AcrR family transcriptional regulator, which produces MVAKTKYHHGDLRKSLVSTATKMVTEDGIEGLSLRKLAERIGVSRTAAYHHFTDKNDLLCAIAEQGFQQWHKQSSEIFSGEQLSNEEKYRNFVHSYIGFATENPSLYDLMFGRIIWKENNSTQSLKKIAYASFNYQVEMTQLWQEQGIIIQNENTLRVAQVTWATLHGIARLVIDGIYAQENQIDEMCECAVNVFLNSSH; this is translated from the coding sequence ATGGTCGCAAAAACAAAATATCACCATGGTGACCTACGTAAGTCACTGGTCAGTACAGCGACAAAAATGGTCACAGAAGACGGTATCGAAGGTTTATCGTTACGTAAGCTTGCAGAACGAATTGGTGTTTCTCGCACCGCTGCTTACCATCACTTTACCGATAAAAATGACTTGTTGTGCGCCATAGCAGAACAAGGTTTTCAGCAATGGCATAAACAATCGAGCGAAATTTTCTCTGGAGAACAACTGTCTAATGAAGAGAAGTATCGCAATTTTGTCCACTCATATATTGGTTTTGCCACCGAAAATCCATCGCTATATGACCTAATGTTTGGCCGCATTATTTGGAAAGAAAACAACAGTACGCAAAGCTTAAAGAAAATAGCCTATGCCAGTTTTAATTACCAAGTTGAAATGACCCAGCTATGGCAAGAGCAAGGCATCATCATTCAAAATGAAAATACTTTACGCGTAGCGCAGGTCACTTGGGCAACCTTACATGGCATTGCCCGTTTAGTGATTGATGGCATATACGCGCAAGAAAACCAGATTGATGAAATGTGCGAATGTGCCGTTAACGTCTTTCTTAATAGCTCGCATTAA
- a CDS encoding PilZ domain-containing protein translates to MTTTENQTKLAQFDEFFSISYAFNINASVIKPTQLPNYEQFIADMPTPFKIASEINTLDQNALRPLQTVAGVAGQLMEYLNHQAQKMDLLVGYILGQQDLEDKRFKAVKFGGGGVIFNSADSQAFNTGDFIELKLFFPDDNSAVYSIGEIVSHEVSAEQNQYKVIFHHIREKDQEALVRNSLHQQSKQLQALAQQRNQTKNTQT, encoded by the coding sequence ATGACAACAACTGAAAATCAGACAAAACTAGCTCAGTTTGATGAGTTCTTCTCTATAAGTTATGCCTTTAATATCAATGCCAGTGTAATTAAGCCAACACAATTGCCGAACTACGAGCAATTTATTGCTGACATGCCAACACCATTTAAAATAGCATCAGAAATAAATACCTTAGATCAAAACGCCCTGCGCCCATTACAAACAGTTGCCGGTGTTGCCGGTCAATTAATGGAATATCTTAATCATCAAGCACAAAAAATGGACTTGTTGGTAGGTTACATTTTGGGCCAACAAGACCTTGAAGATAAAAGGTTTAAAGCCGTTAAGTTTGGTGGCGGTGGCGTTATATTTAACAGTGCTGATAGCCAAGCTTTTAACACCGGTGACTTTATTGAGCTAAAATTATTTTTCCCAGATGATAATAGTGCTGTTTATAGTATTGGTGAGATCGTCAGTCATGAAGTAAGTGCTGAGCAAAATCAGTATAAAGTCATTTTTCATCACATTCGCGAAAAAGATCAAGAAGCGCTAGTACGCAATAGTTTGCATCAACAATCAAAGCAGCTACAGGCATTAGCACAACAACGTAATCAAACTAAAAATACTCAAACGTAA
- a CDS encoding YoaK family protein, giving the protein MVSKLPRWVEYGSFVLALVAGLVNSVGLLGFKHQAISHVSGTATLLGVGIVDSTLLDVLHLLAILLSFLVGSAISGYFLRSGALKLGHKYSGLLSLESLLLFSAIYFLTKDSLYGHYLASAACGLQNALATTYSGAIIRTTHLTGIFTDLGIMLGAKLRGDIFDNRKAFLLLLIIAGFISGGILGAYLFTAFRFQALIVPAAICLLLALSYSVYNARYSR; this is encoded by the coding sequence GTGGTTTCAAAGTTACCCCGCTGGGTAGAGTATGGCTCGTTTGTTCTGGCACTCGTGGCTGGTCTGGTAAATTCGGTTGGACTATTGGGCTTCAAACATCAAGCTATTTCACATGTATCAGGCACCGCCACACTGCTCGGCGTTGGCATTGTCGACTCAACGTTGCTCGACGTTTTACACTTACTGGCTATTTTACTCAGCTTCCTCGTCGGCTCGGCTATCTCAGGTTACTTCTTACGAAGTGGCGCATTAAAGTTAGGTCATAAATACAGTGGACTACTCTCTCTTGAGTCTCTATTACTGTTTTCTGCCATATATTTCTTAACAAAAGATTCATTATACGGCCACTATTTGGCTTCTGCGGCTTGTGGTTTACAAAACGCATTAGCGACTACTTACAGCGGCGCTATTATCAGAACAACTCATTTAACGGGTATATTCACCGACTTAGGTATTATGCTTGGTGCGAAGTTAAGGGGAGATATATTTGATAATAGAAAAGCATTCTTATTGTTGTTGATCATTGCTGGTTTTATTTCTGGTGGAATATTAGGGGCATATTTATTTACCGCCTTTAGGTTTCAAGCCTTAATTGTACCTGCGGCAATTTGCTTACTATTGGCGCTATCTTATTCAGTTTATAACGCCAGATATAGTCGCTAA
- a CDS encoding Xaa-Pro peptidase family protein: MNISKRTFLKAGGVSIATLAVASQTLASSGNSLAESKAALQSITHTVTGISKTERLERIAKAQKLMQQLDISALVLEPGAAMDYFSGVQWRRSERLTAVIIPRTGKISVVCPFFEEPSVRESLAVGDDIRVWQEHESPFVLIQQILTDAKLNKGKVAFENSVRYFVMSGVMAQLVNMQHVSAEPVTRGCRMYKSQHELELMHKANEVTLLAYADVFSKLKVGMSQGDVKSLMQSAQTQLGGKGVWNMALFNQASAYPHGTKQKQTLTEGSVVLMDCGCNVQGYQSDISRTFVFGEANKRQREIWQTVRQGQTIAFEQAKIGRQAGLVDDAVREYYQSKGFGPGYKLPGLSHRTGHGIGMEGHESVNFVHGESEILAPGMCFSNEPGIYIQGEFGVRLEDCIYMTKNGPQWFTKPPTSLDDPIGELVALETI; encoded by the coding sequence ATGAATATCAGTAAAAGAACCTTCTTAAAGGCCGGTGGTGTCAGCATTGCCACCTTAGCCGTTGCTAGCCAAACACTTGCTTCATCTGGTAACTCGCTAGCTGAAAGCAAAGCAGCACTACAATCAATAACTCATACGGTTACCGGCATTAGCAAAACAGAACGCCTTGAACGTATAGCAAAAGCACAAAAACTCATGCAACAACTCGACATTTCAGCTTTAGTGCTTGAGCCGGGTGCTGCAATGGATTATTTCTCGGGTGTACAATGGCGACGTAGCGAGCGCTTAACTGCTGTAATTATACCGCGTACGGGTAAAATATCAGTAGTTTGTCCTTTTTTTGAAGAGCCAAGCGTGCGAGAAAGTTTAGCGGTCGGTGACGATATTCGAGTTTGGCAAGAGCATGAAAGCCCATTTGTACTGATCCAACAAATACTGACCGATGCGAAACTAAACAAAGGTAAAGTAGCCTTTGAAAACTCAGTACGATATTTCGTAATGAGTGGCGTTATGGCACAGCTTGTCAATATGCAACATGTTAGCGCTGAACCTGTAACACGTGGCTGTCGCATGTATAAAAGCCAACATGAACTTGAGCTTATGCACAAAGCTAATGAAGTGACTTTACTGGCTTACGCTGACGTATTTTCAAAGTTAAAAGTGGGCATGAGCCAAGGTGACGTTAAGTCATTAATGCAAAGTGCACAAACACAACTGGGTGGAAAAGGCGTGTGGAACATGGCGCTATTTAACCAAGCAAGTGCCTACCCACATGGCACAAAACAAAAACAAACATTAACTGAGGGCTCAGTGGTATTAATGGATTGCGGTTGTAACGTGCAAGGTTATCAATCTGATATCAGTCGTACCTTTGTTTTTGGTGAAGCGAACAAGCGCCAGCGTGAAATTTGGCAAACGGTTCGACAAGGTCAAACTATTGCCTTTGAGCAAGCAAAAATTGGTCGCCAAGCCGGCTTAGTTGATGATGCCGTGCGTGAATATTATCAAAGCAAAGGCTTTGGTCCGGGCTATAAACTACCAGGGCTTTCACACAGAACCGGTCACGGCATTGGCATGGAAGGACACGAAAGCGTTAACTTTGTGCATGGTGAAAGTGAAATTTTAGCACCGGGCATGTGCTTCTCCAACGAGCCAGGTATTTATATCCAAGGTGAATTTGGTGTGCGACTAGAAGATTGTATTTATATGACAAAGAATGGCCCTCAATGGTTTACCAAACCGCCAACATCGTTGGACGATCCTATTGGTGAATTAGTCGCACTAGAAACAATTTAG